The DNA window TCGGTCAGCGAGAGATAGTGCGTCCGGTTCGCCCGCGGTCCCTTGGCGAGGAACGCGCGGTCTGGAACGCCGTCGTTCGGTCGATACTCGTAGCCGTGCCCCTCCAGCACGGAGACGAGTCGCGCGGCGTGAGACGCATCCTCGACGACGGCGAGCACGTCGATGATGGGCTTTGCGACGATGTTCGGGATAGCGGTGCTTCCGACGTGCTCGAAAGCGAGTCCGTCGTCGCCGGTGACCTCCCGTATCCGTTCGACCTCCGTCTCGTACTCCCGTCGCCACTCGTCCCTGTGGGGTTCCAGCTCGACGGTGCCACGCTGCAGACCGACCATACGCCTTCCATGGGAAACCCGGGAATAAACGTTCGCACTGGATACGATGCTCGCCCGAGCGTGCCTTCCGCGGAATGTTTATTCCCGTTCGTGACGAATTAGAATCATGAACCGCGCCCTCCTCCACTACGTGTCGTTGGGTATCATCGGGCTCTCGTTCGCCACGCTTTCCATTCCCGGCCTCGCGGCAGGAGACTCCAGCATCAGCCTGTGGCTGTTCGCCATCAGCGGGGTCGGTCTCATCCTCGGGAGCCTCTACGACGTGCTGACGGTGGCTTGAACGACTTCGAACCGGACGGTTTCACGCCGCTCGTCGTCCTCGGCGCGGTACTCTCGCTCGCTGGCGCCCTCCTATCGCTGTTTCCGTGAGCACGTGTGGACGGTCCATCCGTCGAGACGCGGCCTACAGGAACTTCCGAACGCTCCAGTACAGCCACGTGAGCACGTCCCCCACGGCGGAAACGGGATTGAACCCGGCGTCCGGATTTCTCGCCGGTTCGAACTCCTCATCGAGCGTCGCGGACGAGCAGCGACGTATCTCGCCGGAGTTGACCCGCCTCCCGTCGGCGTCGGTGACTCGCAACAGCGTCACTCCGTCCGTCCGCCCCACGACGCGATGAACGTTCGATTCGGGCGGTTCGCCCGCCGGTCGGTAATGCTCGCCGAGTTCTTGCATGTGTCGTCCGAGTATCCGTCCGTACACGTGGGGGTTATATGAAACGTTTCCCTCTCGACCCGGAGTCTCGGACCACGCGCATTCCGCGGGCGTCGTCGGTGCTCACGCCACGCCGTTTTCGAGAACTGCCTTCGCGGTGTCCCCGAGGTGTTGCATGTCTTCCCCCGTCAGATGGAACTTCGGCTCCCAGTCGGCGGGGCCGAGATAGTCGCTGACGACGAACATCGACGCGGCGTCCACGCCGCGATGGGCGGCGACGGTGAACACCGCGGACGCCTCCATCTCGACGGTGAGGATGCCTTCGTCGGCGTACCGCTCGACCTCCCGTTTCGTCTCTCGGTACATCGCGTCGATGGTCCACGACGACCCGACGTGGAACCGTTCGTCGCGCTCGCGGAGCAGTCCGATGGTCTCGTCGGTGAGCGATTCGCTCGCGTGAGCGAACTTCTCGGACTCGGCGTAGTGATGGGACGTCCCTTCGTCGCGGATGGCCTTGTCACAGACGATGAAATCGCCCATCTCGATGGTGTCGTCCAGGCACCCGGCGAACCCGATGGAGAGGAACGTCTCCACGCCGTCCGCGACGAGTTCGTCCATCAACATCGCTGTGGTGGGCGCTCCTATCCCGAAGTTGCCGAGAACGCCGACGGCGTAGTCGGCGTCCGCAAAGGAATAGAGGTCGCCGTAGTAGTTCCCCACGTGCTGGCCGTCGTGGGTTTCGGTGAGGTAGTCCATCAATCCGCGACTGTAACAGAGGACGACCGCCTCCGGCAGTCTCGTCCGTCCCGTTTCGCTTTCCGCGTGTCGGTACTCGGAGTGTTGGGCGGGTGTGACCAGCGGGTCGGCCGCCTGCTTTCCGGGAAGATTTGGAAACGCCATCGTTCGTGACGAGACAGGACACCGTAATGTATGTTGTGCGGGCACGTTGGACGATACCCCTTGCCACGAGTCGGTAGCAGGGGCGTGACTCGACCGACCCAAAAATCCGAAAATCGCGTTTCGACTGTCGCCGTCGGTTGCTGATCAGTCCACGACGACGAGCACGTCGCCCATATCGACGCTATCGCCTTCGCTGACGGCAATCTGCGTGACGGTACCGCCGCGGGACGCGACGACGTCGTTTTCCATCTTCATCGCTTCGAGGACGCAGACCACGTCGCCCGACTGAATCTCGTCGCCCTCTTCGACCTTCACGTCGAGGATGGTGCCCTGCATCTCGGCGGACACGGTTTCCCCTTCGGCGTCCACGACGGCCTGACTGCCGCCGTCGCCGCTGCCGCCCGCCGGTTTCGGCTTCTGGCCGCCGCCGTTGGAACTCGACGGGACGGCGGCGACGCCGCCGCGGTCTTCGAGGTTGACCTCGAAGCGCTTGCCGTTGACCTCGACCGTGAACTCGCGCTCGACGACTTCCTCGTCCTCGCCCGCGGATTCGGCCGAACCCCACTTCTCCTGTGCCTCCTCGATTCGGTCTTGGTCGAGGTGGTGGTCGAGGTACTTCGTGGTGTGGGTCCCCGCGACGAACTCGTCGTCTTCGAGCATCAGGCGGTGGAACGGGATGATGGTCGGGATTCCCTCGATGTCGTACTCCGCGAGTGCGCGCTGGGAGCGTACGATACACTCCTCGCGGTCGGCACCGTGGACGATGAGTTTCGCTATCATCGAGTCGTAGTCGGTCACGAGGTCGTCGTCCTGTCGGAGCGCGTCGTCCAAGCGAACACCGATTCCGCCCGGCGGGTCGTAGGTCGTCAGTTTCCCGCCCGTCGCCGGAGCGAAGTCGTTCGCGGCGTTCTCCGCGTTGATGCGGAACTCCATCGCGTGCCCTTCGAGTTCCACGTCGTCCTGTTCGAAGCCGAGCGGTTCGTCGGCCGCGACGCGAATCTGCCACTTCACGATATCGACGTCGGTCAACCACTCCGTGACGCAGTGTTCGACCTGAATTCGGGTGTTCACTTCGAGGAAGTAGAAGTTCGTGTCCACGCCGAGGAGTTCGCCATCGCCGCGCGCCTCGTCCTCTTCCACGAGGAACTCGAAGGTACCGGCGTTGTAGTATCCGGCGGCGTCCGCGCCGTCACGGGCGGATTCCGCTATCTTCTCGCGGAGTTCGTCCGAGAGCGCGGGCGACGGGCCTTCCTCGATGACCTTCTGGTGGCGGCGCTGGAGCGAACAGTCGCGCTCGCCGAGGTGACGGACGTTGCCGTGGTGGTCCGCGATGATCTGCACCTCGATGTGACGCGGGTTTTCGAGGTAGCGTTCGAGGTAGACGTTGGCGTTGTCGAAGTACGCCTCACCCTCGCGCTGGGCGGATTCGAGTTGGTCTTCCGCTTCTTCGGGGCCGCGGACGACTTTCATCCCGCGGCCGCCACCGCCACCCTCCGCCTTGATGGCGACGGGGTAGCCGTGTTCGTCGCCGAAGTCCGTGACCTCCGACGGGTCCTCAACGGGGTCCGTCGTGCCGGGGACGATGGGCACGCCAGCCTCCCGCATCGTCTTCCGGGCTTTCGTCTTCTCGCCGAGTTGCTCCATCGATTCGCTGGCCGGGCCGATCCACGTCACGCCGTCGGTGGCTTCGACCAGCGCGGCGAAGTCGGCGTTCTCCGCGAGGAACCCGTAACCGGGGTGTATCGCGTCGGCACCGGCCTTTTTCGCGGCGTCGATGATGGCCTCTTGGTCGAGGTACGATTCGGCTGCCCGCGCCGGGCCGACGTTGTACGCCTCATCGGCGTAGCGCACGTGTCCGGAGTTTCGGTCGGCGTCGCTGTAGATGGCAACGGTGTCGATTCCGAGTTCCTCACAGGCGCGCATCACGCGGACCGCGATTTCCCCGCGATTTGCGACGAGAACCTTGTCGAACATTCCTGCGGGAAACTATTCGGGAGGACCACCTCATTCTGTCGATTCAGGGTCGGCCATTACGGCGTCAACGGGTGGTTTTCCCACTGGGTGACGGAAGCTCACGTCCGCCCCGTCCTCGTGTGACGCGCTCACCTGTCGAGAGCGGAACCTTTTTATCCCCGTCAGCTGACATCTGGGTCGTGCGACGACCGACTCCACCCCACGCTGGACACCCGAATCACGGGCCAGCGTCTGCTTTTCGCCGGGTGGAGTCTCGATTCGGCCGCTGACGCGGCGTCGGGGTGAAACCGGGCGAGTCGTGTTTTCACCATCGAACGAACCCACCCCACACAACAGATGAACATCGACGAACGGACGGAACGACGTATCACCAGCGAAACGATTCGACGATTCAGCGAGGGCCGACGATGAGCGACATGGACCCCGCGCGGTACTACGACGAGTACGGCGAACGCGAGTGGGAGCGACTGGAACGCGACCCCGTTACCCGCATGGAGTTCGCAAACACGGTCGATTACCTCGACCGGTACCTCCCCGACTCGGGCCGCGTCCTCGACGTGGGCGGCGCGTCGGGCCGCTACGCGCTCTGGCTCGCAGAGTGTAATTACGACGTGACGCTCGTGGACGTGAGCGAGACGCAGGTCGAACTCGCCCGCGAGAACGCCGCCGAAAGCGGCCTCGAAGACGTTATTTCGGCGGAGCAGGGCGACGTCCGAGACTTGCGATTCGAGAACGAGGTGTTCGACGCGGTGTGCTGTCTCGGTGGTCCCTTAAGCCACGTCGTGGACGACGACGAGCGCGCCACCGCCATGCGCGAACTCCGCCGGGTCGCCGCATCCGACGCCCCCGTCTTCGTCTCCGTCATCAGTCGCTTCGCACCCCTCCGGGACATCATGAAGTTCAACCTCGAATCCAGCCACGGCCTGCTCGCCCCCATCACCGAGGACGGCAAGTACACCGCCGAACGCGTCGCCGAACACGCCGATGGAGAAGGCTGGGCGGAGTGTCACTTCTTCCGCGCCGACGAGTTCGAAGCGGAACTGGAGGACGCCGGTTTCGACGTCGAGCAACTGGTCGGTTTGGAGGGCGTCGCCAACCGCATGAAACCCGAACTGGCCGACGCCAGCGACGAAGCCGTCGAGAGCGTGCGCGAGGTCGTCCGGATGCTTCGAGAGGACCGTGCCGTGGTCGATTTCTCGGAGCACATGCTGGCGGTGTGTCGAGTATAGAATCTGGAGCGTTTGCTCGTCCGGCGGTGTGCTTTGCCACTCCCATTCATGTGCTTTGCCACCTCCGTTCAATTACGCGGGAGTGGACACGCCACGATATCCCTCTCAATCCATGAATCGTTCCTGGTGCATTACGTAGTGTGCAACTCTGTTGAAATCGGTGGTCGGTCCGGTTGCTCACAGTCGCTACAGCTTCTCGGTCACCGCTCAAGGTCCATACGAAATGACCGATTTTTAAATCGAGGTTCGACATTTGTAGTCTCCAGAAGATATATTATTTCCCATATTTTAAAGATTAAATTATAGACTAGATTTATTGGCCACGGTGAAATTTGTATTTGATGCCATGTCGGAAACTGCAACAAAAGTGGTCGAACGCACGATGCAAGATGAACAGTTCCTCAACCTCTTCCAGCGTAATCCAGATGCGGCATTGGAAGAGTATGATCTCGCAGAACACGAGGAAAAAGCGCTGAAAAGTGGCAAAGAAAGCCGAATTCGCGATGTTATTGACGATGCGTTGGCCGCTGCAGTACTTGTTGTTGTCGTGAATAACTAACAATCGCTTCCACAATTTTTACCATGACAAACAATAGCAACTCGGACAGTACGAATTTTGTAGATATTTATGTGATTGGAACAGGAATGGTAGGAACCCGTCAATTTACTCAAGAAGCGATCTCAGCACTTGAGCAATGTGAACGAGTATATTTAGTCCATTTCCAAAAATCTGTCAAAAAATATCTAGAAGAATTTACTGACCAAGTTCATGTTCTCACTGATGAATACAACGAAGGTGAAAAGCGCGATAATACATATGCTCGTATGGCTCAACAGGTTCTAGATGGAGCAGAAGAGTCTGAGGGTCCTGTGGTGTTTGCCCTATATGGTCATCCAATGGTTTTTGTTTCACCTAGTCGATGGGTGATTGATGAGGCGCCAGAAAGAGGATTAGAAGTTGAAGTCCAACCAGGTATCTCATCTATGGATTGCTTATATTCCGACATTGCTTTCGACCCTGCTAAAAATGGCGTCCAGATGTTCGAGGCAAGCGATTTACTCCTTCGTGAGTTTGACCTTAATCCAGATATTCCGGCAATGATATGGCAAGTGGGTATGCTTGAATCGGCACTTTATACCACTAATTCAAGTGAGCCTGAACGATTTACTCGATTTAGAGAATATCTTGAGCGATTTTATCCACCGGACCATTCTGTTTCACTCTTACAGACCGCAACTTATCCGATTTCTAATTCAAGACAGATAGAATTCGAAATTAAGGATTTTGAGAAAATGGCTGATGAGATAAATGCAATCCAGACGTTATACATCCCACCAGCTAATGAACGACCAGTACAGAACGAAGAACTCGCTGAATTGTTCAAATCAAAAGAACATATAGAAACAATAACTAATAAAAACTCTTAACTACATACATTATTTTATTAATTTATGAGCTTCAGATCATCACTTAAAAATCGAGGATTTCTTTCGCTATGGTTGGCTCAAGTTGTGTCACGGATTGGTGATAGTATCCATGAAATTGCACTGATTTGGGTTGTTTACGAAGTAACTGAAAATCCGGTGTTGATGTCTGCAGTAGTCGTTGCAAGTCTCGGACCAAGCGTGTTATTTTCACTTCCTGCCGGTTCCTTAGTTGATAGACTAAACCGTAAATATATTTTAATTGGCACCGACCTTATTCGGGGTGCAGCAGTTCTCTTAATACCACTCATTGGATCCCGCCAACTTCTCGTACCAGTGGTGCTTTTTGTTGCAGCTATTTCAGGTCTAATGGAATCATTTGCTGGTCCTGCTCGGAGTTCGCTTATCCCACGACTGGTTCCAAACACGGAACTTGATTCAGCAAATGCACTCCAACAAATGACCACTAGTGCATCACAGACCCTGTATGTGATTGGTGGTATTATTGTGGGTGTTACTGGATCATTTTCTGCATTTTATCTGGATTCAGCGTCATTCTTCCTTTCAGCTATCATTCTACTACCTATTTCGAGGCAAGCAGGTACACCAGACCGTTCAAGCAATAATTCCACAGGATTACTAGCGGAGGCGCGTGATGCGATTGACTTTATCCGACAGCACCGTATTTTGCCAAGTGTTATCATTCTCTCTGCCCTTACCGGATTTGCATTAGGCCCACTTGCCATCGTATTACCACTGTTCACCGAAAATATACTCGGACATGGGAGTACTGCGTTTGGGATACTGTATGGTAGCCTCTATGCGGGGGTTTTAATCGGTGGGACGATTGTTGGCGGGGTCAATACTCGTCTTAGCTCGTATAGAGGAATTATTATGACAGGTGGCACACTTCTCACTGGACTCTCCCTGATACTTGTTGCTATAATCCCATCACAAGTCTCATTTTCTTTAGTCGCTGCGATCATCCTATTTGCGTTCTGTGGGGTGGCAATTTCACTTATTCAAGTTCCACTTCAGACATTGGTTCAATCTGCAGTCCCTGATGAGAGACGCGGACGGGTTTTTTCTGTAATGACTGCCGCTGGGCTCGCTGCACCGCCAGTTAGTGTTGCACTTACTGGCCCGCTTCTTGCTCAGTTTGGAGTTATTAATTTACTACTTATTGAAGGTATTTTTGTATCTCTATCCGGTATTATTATTGCGTTGACTCCCCTTGCTCATGTTGGAGAAAATGATTCAGCGAGATCTGATTTACTGAACAATTAATGAAATTTACTTCCCCTCAAGATAGACATCTCCCGACAAAATTTGTCAAAATAGTGTTTAGAATACGCATAATGTATTTCGAGGGGTCCAATTCGGGTATTCCCTATCCATGTTCACTACTCAGCATGATCCCAATATCTGATTTTTAGAATCATTGTTGATAGTACATAAATTCGACACGCTTGCCAAACTCTTGTAGTTCTGCTTAGTGCAACAAGCAGGAGTAAGACAAATCGACCCCGGCCAGTTCACTCTTCGCGTACAAGTGGACCACGTTCACTGCACCTGAAATCATAACCGAAAGTGAACTCAGTACCGCGTCGTCCGCCCCGCCGCGCTCCACTCGTTCGTCGGGGCGTTCGTCGGGACGCGAACGTTGCGGTTCTGCAACCCCGCCATCCGCCCGGCGAAGCGCCAGCGGTCGCCCTCCCAATCCGGTCGTTCTTCGCCCTCCGCGGCGGCCGCCTCCTGCTCGCGGAGGTGGACGTCGATGGCCGCGATGATGGCGGCGGCTTCCTCATCGGTGGCGTCCGGCGGAATCGAGAGGTTCACGTCCTCAGAGCGGGATGTTGCCATGTTTCTTTTCCGGTTGCGACTTGCGCTTGGTCGAGAGCATTTCGAGGTCGTCGATGAGCCGCGGACGGGTGTCCTGCGGTTCGATAACGTCGTCCACGAAGCCGCGGTCGGCGGCGGTGTACGGGTTGGCGAACTGCTCGCGGTACTCGTCGATGAGTTCGTCGCGGCGCGCATCGGGATCGTCGGCCTCGGCGAGCTCCGAACTGTACAGGACGTTGACCGCTCCCTGCGGTCCCATCACGGCGATTTCGGAGGTGGGCCACGCGTAGTTCACGTCCGCGCCGATGTGCTTGCTTGCCATCACGTCGTAGGCACCGCCGTACGCTTTGCGGGTGATGACGGTCATGAGCGGCACCGTCGCTTCGGAGTAGGCGTAGAGCAGTTTCGCGCCGTGGCGGATGATGCCGCCGTGTTCCTGGTCCGTGCCGGGCATGAAGCCGGGGACGTCCACGAACGTCACGATGGGAATGTTGAACGAATCGCAGAAGCGCACGAACCGCGAGCCTTTCTCCGAGGACTCGATGTCGAGGGTTCCTGCGTTGACGCGGGGTTGGTTCGCCACGATGCCGACCGAGCGGCCGTCGAGGCGGCCGAAGCCGACGACGATGTTCTTCGCGTAGCCCTCCTGCACTTCGAAGAACGAATCCTCGTCCACGACGCCCTCGATGACGCGCTGGATGTCGTACGGTTTGCGCGGTTCGTCGGGGACGA is part of the Haladaptatus paucihalophilus DX253 genome and encodes:
- a CDS encoding GrpB family protein; this translates as MVGLQRGTVELEPHRDEWRREYETEVERIREVTGDDGLAFEHVGSTAIPNIVAKPIIDVLAVVEDASHAARLVSVLEGHGYEYRPNDGVPDRAFLAKGPRANRTHYLSLTEAGSDCYRESVLFRDFLREHPSAAAEYDRLKRELADEHGDDRPTYTRKKEPFIRRVLERASDERNP
- a CDS encoding nucleoside phosphorylase, which produces MAFPNLPGKQAADPLVTPAQHSEYRHAESETGRTRLPEAVVLCYSRGLMDYLTETHDGQHVGNYYGDLYSFADADYAVGVLGNFGIGAPTTAMLMDELVADGVETFLSIGFAGCLDDTIEMGDFIVCDKAIRDEGTSHHYAESEKFAHASESLTDETIGLLRERDERFHVGSSWTIDAMYRETKREVERYADEGILTVEMEASAVFTVAAHRGVDAASMFVVSDYLGPADWEPKFHLTGEDMQHLGDTAKAVLENGVA
- a CDS encoding acetyl-CoA carboxylase biotin carboxylase subunit translates to MFDKVLVANRGEIAVRVMRACEELGIDTVAIYSDADRNSGHVRYADEAYNVGPARAAESYLDQEAIIDAAKKAGADAIHPGYGFLAENADFAALVEATDGVTWIGPASESMEQLGEKTKARKTMREAGVPIVPGTTDPVEDPSEVTDFGDEHGYPVAIKAEGGGGGRGMKVVRGPEEAEDQLESAQREGEAYFDNANVYLERYLENPRHIEVQIIADHHGNVRHLGERDCSLQRRHQKVIEEGPSPALSDELREKIAESARDGADAAGYYNAGTFEFLVEEDEARGDGELLGVDTNFYFLEVNTRIQVEHCVTEWLTDVDIVKWQIRVAADEPLGFEQDDVELEGHAMEFRINAENAANDFAPATGGKLTTYDPPGGIGVRLDDALRQDDDLVTDYDSMIAKLIVHGADREECIVRSQRALAEYDIEGIPTIIPFHRLMLEDDEFVAGTHTTKYLDHHLDQDRIEEAQEKWGSAESAGEDEEVVEREFTVEVNGKRFEVNLEDRGGVAAVPSSSNGGGQKPKPAGGSGDGGSQAVVDAEGETVSAEMQGTILDVKVEEGDEIQSGDVVCVLEAMKMENDVVASRGGTVTQIAVSEGDSVDMGDVLVVVD
- a CDS encoding class I SAM-dependent methyltransferase translates to MSDMDPARYYDEYGEREWERLERDPVTRMEFANTVDYLDRYLPDSGRVLDVGGASGRYALWLAECNYDVTLVDVSETQVELARENAAESGLEDVISAEQGDVRDLRFENEVFDAVCCLGGPLSHVVDDDERATAMRELRRVAASDAPVFVSVISRFAPLRDIMKFNLESSHGLLAPITEDGKYTAERVAEHADGEGWAECHFFRADEFEAELEDAGFDVEQLVGLEGVANRMKPELADASDEAVESVREVVRMLREDRAVVDFSEHMLAVCRV
- a CDS encoding SAM-dependent methyltransferase — its product is MTNNSNSDSTNFVDIYVIGTGMVGTRQFTQEAISALEQCERVYLVHFQKSVKKYLEEFTDQVHVLTDEYNEGEKRDNTYARMAQQVLDGAEESEGPVVFALYGHPMVFVSPSRWVIDEAPERGLEVEVQPGISSMDCLYSDIAFDPAKNGVQMFEASDLLLREFDLNPDIPAMIWQVGMLESALYTTNSSEPERFTRFREYLERFYPPDHSVSLLQTATYPISNSRQIEFEIKDFEKMADEINAIQTLYIPPANERPVQNEELAELFKSKEHIETITNKNS
- a CDS encoding MFS transporter, producing MSFRSSLKNRGFLSLWLAQVVSRIGDSIHEIALIWVVYEVTENPVLMSAVVVASLGPSVLFSLPAGSLVDRLNRKYILIGTDLIRGAAVLLIPLIGSRQLLVPVVLFVAAISGLMESFAGPARSSLIPRLVPNTELDSANALQQMTTSASQTLYVIGGIIVGVTGSFSAFYLDSASFFLSAIILLPISRQAGTPDRSSNNSTGLLAEARDAIDFIRQHRILPSVIILSALTGFALGPLAIVLPLFTENILGHGSTAFGILYGSLYAGVLIGGTIVGGVNTRLSSYRGIIMTGGTLLTGLSLILVAIIPSQVSFSLVAAIILFAFCGVAISLIQVPLQTLVQSAVPDERRGRVFSVMTAAGLAAPPVSVALTGPLLAQFGVINLLLIEGIFVSLSGIIIALTPLAHVGENDSARSDLLNN